The Panicum hallii strain FIL2 chromosome 9, PHallii_v3.1, whole genome shotgun sequence genome has a window encoding:
- the LOC112875446 gene encoding probable receptor-like protein kinase At4g10390 — MGVQRYRFFCCGCGANAAAGDREGDDDGDFGAFEEKVEKGAEAGPRGLSWAQVEAMTGGFTSAVVGEGGFSTVYLARLSGALAAVKVHRSSERLHRVFRQELDTLQRVRHPHIVRLLAFCEQQEEGVLVLEFAANGNLHERLHGGGKAAGAMPWARRVSVALQVARALEYLHDQCEPQVVHGDVKASNVLLDASMTAKLCDFGSARMGFSAAVRPRSSAHTMLGSPGYVDPHYIRSGVVTKKSDVYSFGVLLLELLTGMEAFCAEEGRLLTAVLAPRLRASAPACDARGLVDERLGTAYDAAEAAAVAALAAACVGENPSLRPSMADVVRTLEHRAQGSISAVGRRSDGHGKV; from the exons ATGGGGGTGCAGAGGTACAGGTTCTTCTGCTGCGGGTGCGGCGCCAAtgcggcggccggcgaccgTGAGGGCGACGACGACGGGGATTTCGGCGCGTTCGAGGAGAAGGTTGAGAAGGGGGCCGAAGCCGGGCCGCGGGGGCTGTCGTGGGCGCAGGTGGAGGCGATGACCGGCGGGTTCACCTCGGCCGTGGTCGGCGAGGGCGGGTTCAGCACCGTGTACCTCGCGCGCCTCTCCggcgcgctcgccgccgtcaaggtccaccgcagcagcgaGCGCCTCCACCGCGTGTTCCGCCAGGAGCTCGACACGCTCCAGCGCGTCCGGCACCCGCACATCGTCCGCCTCCTCGCCTTCTGCGAACAGCAAG AGGAAGGCGTGCTGGTGCTTGAATTCGCGGCGAACGGGAACCTGCACGAGCGGCTCCACGGCGGGGGCAAGGCCGCGGGGGCGATGCCGTGGGCGCGGCGGGTGTCGGTGGCGCTGCAGGTGGCGCGGGCgctcgagtacctgcacgaccAGTGCGAGCCGCAGGTGGTGCACGGCGACGTGAAGGCCTCGAACGTGCTTCTGGACGCGTCCATGACCGCCAAGCTCTGCGACTTCGGGTCGGCGCGGATGGGGttctccgccgccgtccgcccgcGGTCGTCGGCGCACACCATGCTGGGCTCCCCGGGCTACGTCGACCCGCACTACATCCGGTCGGGCGTGGTCACCAAGAAGAGCGACGTGTACAGCTTCGGCGTCCTGCTCCTGGAGCTCCTCACGGGGATGGAGGCCTTCTGCGCGGAGGAGGGCCGGCTCCTCACCGCCGTCCTCGCGCCGCGGCTCAGGGCCAGCGCGCCGGCCTGCGACGCGCGCGGGCTGGTCGACGAGCGGCTCGGCACGGCCTACGACGCCGCGGAGGCcgccgcggtggcggcgctggccgCGGCCTGCGTCGGCGAGAACCCCAGCCTCCGGCCGTCCATGGCCGACGTGGTGCGCACCCTGGAGCACCGCGCGCAGGGATCCATCTCCGCCGTCGGGAGGAGATCGGACGGCCACGGGAAGGTCTGA